The following are from one region of the Hymenobacter radiodurans genome:
- a CDS encoding esterase-like activity of phytase family protein, which yields MKHLTRLAACCSLALLAACNDDNNPFVINKPIQVTSLRFIGEHIVPFGQTYNGTTLGGFSSIDYRADNGSYYIMCDDAATLQPVRYYTANLNFNQNQFLGVTFTSVTTLKRPDGGNFTSLAADRNNAIDPEGIRYDPTTMRVIWSSEGIRNLTFTPPVLNQPFLREANLDGSYVADFSIPSLFRIQATENGTRSNGGFEGFDLTADGRYLFAAQEEPLYEDGPRADVGVANSPTRILQYDKASRQPIAQYAYLLDEVHQAPNPSNQFRLNGIVEVLTLSDKKLLVMERSFAVGATPDYSVKIYEVELAGATNISGLNSLQGANYKPVRKRLLLDVATTGIRRIDNLEGMTFGPKLPNGNRSLILVADDNFSNGQISQFLAFEVKP from the coding sequence ATGAAACACCTTACTCGACTAGCAGCCTGTTGCTCGCTTGCCTTACTGGCAGCCTGCAACGACGACAACAACCCGTTTGTCATTAACAAGCCTATTCAGGTTACGTCGCTCCGCTTTATTGGCGAGCATATCGTGCCGTTTGGTCAAACGTACAATGGCACCACGCTGGGGGGCTTTTCCAGCATTGACTACCGTGCAGATAATGGTTCCTATTACATTATGTGCGACGATGCCGCTACTCTGCAGCCGGTTCGGTATTACACCGCCAACCTCAATTTCAACCAGAATCAATTCCTGGGCGTCACCTTCACGAGCGTGACTACGCTGAAGCGGCCTGACGGCGGTAATTTTACCAGCCTCGCCGCCGACCGTAATAACGCCATTGACCCAGAAGGCATCCGCTATGACCCTACCACGATGCGCGTTATCTGGTCGAGTGAGGGCATTCGGAATTTGACTTTCACGCCACCCGTGCTAAACCAGCCGTTCCTACGCGAGGCTAACCTCGATGGCTCCTACGTGGCTGATTTCAGCATTCCATCGTTGTTCCGCATTCAGGCCACCGAGAATGGCACCCGTTCCAATGGCGGCTTTGAGGGTTTTGACCTCACGGCCGATGGCCGTTACCTGTTTGCTGCCCAGGAAGAACCGCTGTACGAAGATGGCCCCCGCGCCGATGTAGGCGTAGCAAACTCACCCACCCGCATCTTGCAGTACGATAAAGCTTCCCGTCAGCCCATTGCCCAGTATGCGTACCTACTCGACGAGGTGCATCAGGCGCCAAATCCTTCTAACCAATTCCGCCTCAATGGTATTGTGGAAGTACTTACGCTCTCCGACAAGAAATTGCTGGTGATGGAAAGATCGTTTGCCGTGGGTGCCACGCCCGATTATTCGGTGAAGATCTACGAGGTTGAGCTGGCTGGGGCTACAAATATCTCGGGCCTCAATTCGCTGCAAGGTGCCAACTACAAGCCCGTGCGCAAGCGCCTGTTGCTCGACGTAGCTACCACTGGCATTCGCCGGATCGACAACCTGGAAGGCATGACATTCGGTCCGAAACTGCCCAATGGCAACCGTTCCCTAATTCTGGTAGCCGACGACAACTTCAGCAACGGCCAGATTTCGCAGTTCCTGGCGTTTGAGGTTAAGCCATAA
- a CDS encoding sigma 54-interacting transcriptional regulator, with the protein MIQTDIRTLGALKKSGYTPRSVKQELRDNLIAKLQSKEDVFPGIYGYEETVIPDLQRAILSMHHINLLGLRGQAKTRIARLMVDLLDEYIPVVEGSELNDDPLQPLSIFAKNLIAEKGDDTPVSWLHRSERYTEKLATPDVSVADLIGDADPIKAATLKLPYSDERVIHFGLIPRSHRGIFVINELPDLQARIQVSLFNILQEGDIQIRGFKVRLPLDIQFVFTANPEDYTNRGSIVTPLKDRIDSQIITHYPKSIEIGKRITRQEARIKPAQEGMVTTNELVRDLVEQVAVEARGSEFVDAKSGVSARLTIAAYESLISAAERRALINGEKKTYVRIADFMAAVPALTGKVELVYEGEQEGAGLVAEKLMGKAIRTYFLNYFPDPDKQKKKKTIPNPYKTVQDWFGAGNTVDVLNDSGDKEYRKSLDEVPGLRDIVTFLHPNEDKDTTYFLMEFCLHGLAEHSLISRNRVTAGTQFKDLLSSMFTMPSFGGDEDEDEEEEKPRRRR; encoded by the coding sequence ATGATCCAAACCGACATCCGCACCCTTGGTGCCCTGAAAAAATCCGGCTATACGCCCCGCTCCGTGAAGCAGGAGCTACGCGATAATTTGATTGCTAAACTTCAAAGCAAAGAAGATGTGTTTCCTGGTATCTACGGCTACGAAGAAACCGTGATTCCAGACTTGCAGCGCGCTATTTTGAGCATGCACCATATCAATCTGCTCGGATTGCGTGGTCAAGCCAAAACCCGCATTGCCCGCCTGATGGTGGATTTGCTCGATGAGTACATCCCGGTAGTGGAAGGCTCGGAGCTGAATGACGACCCGTTGCAGCCCTTGTCGATTTTTGCCAAAAACCTGATTGCTGAGAAAGGCGATGATACGCCCGTTTCGTGGCTGCACCGCTCGGAGCGCTACACTGAGAAGCTGGCCACTCCCGACGTATCCGTAGCCGACCTGATCGGCGATGCCGACCCGATTAAAGCGGCCACGCTAAAGTTACCGTACTCCGACGAGCGCGTGATACACTTTGGCTTGATTCCACGTTCGCACCGGGGCATTTTCGTGATCAACGAATTGCCTGACTTGCAGGCTCGTATTCAGGTCTCGCTGTTTAATATTCTACAGGAAGGCGACATTCAGATTCGCGGCTTCAAAGTGCGCCTGCCGCTGGATATTCAGTTTGTGTTTACCGCCAACCCCGAGGACTATACCAACCGTGGCTCCATCGTGACGCCGCTTAAGGACCGTATCGACTCCCAGATCATTACGCACTACCCGAAGTCGATTGAAATTGGGAAGCGCATTACGCGTCAGGAAGCCCGCATTAAGCCCGCCCAGGAAGGCATGGTGACTACCAACGAGCTAGTGCGCGACTTGGTAGAGCAAGTAGCAGTTGAGGCCCGTGGCTCCGAGTTTGTGGATGCTAAAAGTGGTGTGTCAGCCCGCTTAACCATTGCGGCCTACGAAAGCCTGATTAGTGCGGCTGAGCGTCGGGCGCTCATTAATGGTGAGAAGAAAACCTACGTGCGCATCGCCGACTTTATGGCCGCCGTGCCGGCCCTCACGGGTAAAGTGGAGCTAGTGTACGAAGGCGAGCAGGAGGGAGCTGGCTTGGTGGCCGAGAAGCTCATGGGCAAAGCCATCCGCACCTACTTCCTCAACTACTTCCCCGACCCAGATAAGCAGAAGAAAAAGAAGACCATTCCGAACCCCTATAAAACCGTTCAGGACTGGTTTGGGGCCGGCAACACCGTCGATGTACTCAACGATTCAGGCGATAAGGAGTATCGTAAGTCGCTGGACGAGGTGCCCGGCCTGCGCGATATTGTGACCTTCCTGCACCCTAATGAGGATAAAGACACAACTTACTTCCTGATGGAATTCTGCCTGCACGGCCTAGCTGAGCATAGCCTGATTTCGCGCAACCGCGTTACGGCTGGTACGCAGTTTAAAGACCTGCTTAGCTCTATGTTTACCATGCCCAGCTTCGGCGGAGACGAAGATGAGGACGAGGAAGAAGAGAAGCCGCGCCGTCGTCGATAG
- a CDS encoding DUF427 domain-containing protein yields MKAIWNNTVLAESNDTVVVENNHYFPADSINREFFEDSIAHTTCPWKGRASYYSVRVNGELNKDAAWYYPEPKDAAKQIAGRVAFWKGVQVQP; encoded by the coding sequence ATGAAAGCTATCTGGAATAACACCGTTCTGGCCGAAAGCAACGATACGGTTGTTGTTGAGAATAACCACTATTTCCCCGCCGACTCGATCAATCGCGAGTTTTTTGAGGACAGTATTGCCCACACCACCTGCCCTTGGAAAGGCCGGGCCAGCTATTACTCGGTGCGCGTGAATGGAGAGCTAAACAAAGATGCCGCCTGGTATTACCCCGAACCGAAAGATGCTGCCAAGCAGATTGCAGGCCGCGTGGCGTTTTGGAAAGGCGTACAAGTACAGCCCTAA
- a CDS encoding vWA domain-containing protein gives MAAGFRFRDFVPDESPEKGFDSLFKIFMQLVTITSGDVAEALSWLSQLDKQYGLTEGEYGIGNFIDDLKTKGYIDENEQERGAFKITPKTEQGIRKSALEEIFGKLKKSNTGNHRTPHTGQGDEQSTDMREFRFGDSLDQISMTESIRNAQLNHGLTDEFMLAEGDLEVRENEHKSQTSTVLMIDISHSMILYGEDRITPAKKVAMALAELVKQKYPKDFLDVIVFGNDAWEIKVKDLPYLEVGPYHTNTVAGLELAMDLLRKRKTANKQIFMITDGKPTCLKEGNGYYKNSFGLDRKVVNKTLNLAAAARRLKIPITTFMIASDPYLQQFVNEFTEVNQGKAYFSGLKGLGHLIFEDYKKNRRKTL, from the coding sequence ATGGCTGCTGGTTTTCGCTTCCGGGACTTCGTGCCCGATGAATCGCCTGAAAAAGGCTTCGATTCTTTATTCAAAATATTTATGCAACTGGTCACTATCACGTCCGGCGACGTGGCAGAGGCTCTTTCCTGGCTTTCCCAGCTTGATAAGCAATACGGCCTGACCGAGGGCGAGTACGGCATCGGTAACTTTATCGACGACTTGAAAACCAAAGGCTACATCGACGAAAACGAGCAGGAACGGGGTGCTTTCAAGATCACGCCCAAAACGGAGCAGGGTATTCGGAAGTCGGCGCTGGAAGAGATTTTCGGCAAGCTTAAGAAAAGCAACACCGGTAACCACCGCACGCCCCACACCGGCCAAGGCGACGAGCAAAGCACCGATATGCGGGAATTCCGCTTCGGCGACTCGCTCGACCAGATTTCGATGACCGAAAGTATCCGCAATGCTCAGCTTAACCACGGCCTCACCGATGAGTTTATGCTGGCCGAAGGCGACCTGGAGGTGCGCGAAAACGAGCATAAGTCGCAAACCAGCACGGTGCTGATGATCGACATATCGCACTCCATGATTCTGTACGGCGAGGACCGCATCACGCCCGCCAAGAAAGTAGCAATGGCCTTGGCCGAGCTAGTAAAGCAAAAGTACCCCAAAGATTTCCTCGACGTCATCGTGTTCGGCAACGACGCCTGGGAAATCAAGGTGAAAGATTTGCCCTACCTCGAAGTCGGTCCGTACCATACCAATACGGTGGCTGGGTTGGAACTGGCGATGGATTTGCTGCGCAAGCGCAAAACCGCTAACAAGCAGATTTTCATGATTACCGACGGGAAGCCGACCTGCTTGAAAGAAGGCAACGGCTACTACAAAAACAGCTTCGGCCTCGACCGTAAAGTGGTCAACAAAACGCTGAATCTGGCCGCTGCGGCCCGTCGCCTCAAAATCCCGATTACCACGTTCATGATTGCCTCAGATCCATATTTGCAGCAGTTTGTGAATGAATTTACGGAGGTGAACCAAGGCAAAGCTTATTTCAGTGGACTGAAAGGTTTGGGCCACCTGATTTTTGAAGACTACAAAAAGAACCGGCGTAAAACGCTGTAA
- a CDS encoding SDR family oxidoreductase: MQLQNSTFLITGGTLGIGYATAKLLIQHGAKVAITGRTAATVKRAATELGALGITADVSKPADVQRTYQEFLAEFGHLDCLINNAGVGTSKKLVDLTPEDFQRVHDTNIVGAALMAQQAAKLFMEQKSGNIINIGSSAATKGYEGGSIYVASKFALRGMTQCWQSELRKYNVRVILVNPSEVTTAFGSKERQERPEQPNKLRGEEIASAIKGALEMDDRGFITELNVWATNPF; encoded by the coding sequence ATGCAGCTCCAAAACTCCACTTTCCTTATTACCGGCGGCACGCTGGGCATTGGTTATGCTACGGCCAAATTACTGATTCAGCACGGCGCCAAAGTCGCCATTACGGGGCGTACGGCAGCTACTGTAAAGCGCGCCGCCACCGAGTTGGGTGCTCTTGGCATTACGGCCGACGTTAGTAAGCCCGCCGACGTGCAGCGCACCTATCAGGAGTTTTTGGCAGAATTCGGCCACCTAGATTGCCTAATTAACAATGCAGGTGTTGGAACCAGCAAGAAACTGGTGGATCTAACGCCCGAAGATTTCCAGCGGGTGCACGACACCAACATAGTGGGCGCGGCGCTGATGGCCCAGCAAGCAGCTAAACTGTTTATGGAGCAGAAATCCGGCAACATTATCAATATCGGCTCTTCCGCCGCTACCAAAGGCTACGAAGGCGGTTCCATATACGTGGCATCCAAGTTTGCCCTGCGCGGCATGACTCAATGCTGGCAAAGCGAATTGCGCAAGTATAATGTGCGCGTTATCCTAGTGAACCCCAGCGAAGTAACGACGGCCTTCGGCAGCAAGGAGCGCCAAGAGCGGCCGGAGCAACCCAACAAGCTGCGCGGCGAAGAAATTGCTTCCGCCATCAAAGGCGCCCTCGAAATGGATGACCGCGGCTTTATTACCGAGTTGAATGTGTGGGCTACCAATCCTTTTTAG
- a CDS encoding fasciclin domain-containing protein: MKKTLRNTSFTLLTATAFAFGVTSCGDNKTAETTTTTETTDAAMTDTTAMDPAMAMNDSSRMDTSGKNLAENAMAVSQISTLTTALKAAGLDDEAASAGPFTVFAPTNAAFEALPKGALDGLLKPESKEKLAGLLTYHVVKGRLMAADLKDGQQLTTVQGEKLTVSTAGGKVTVNGANVVQADVLSNNGVAHVIDQVLMPAAK, translated from the coding sequence ATGAAAAAGACCCTGAGAAACACCTCGTTTACGTTGCTTACCGCCACTGCCTTCGCTTTTGGCGTTACGAGCTGCGGCGACAACAAAACTGCCGAGACGACCACTACCACCGAAACCACCGACGCAGCCATGACCGATACCACGGCTATGGATCCGGCAATGGCAATGAACGACTCGTCGCGCATGGATACCTCGGGTAAAAACCTGGCCGAAAACGCCATGGCTGTATCGCAAATAAGCACGCTTACCACGGCCCTGAAGGCTGCCGGCCTCGATGACGAAGCAGCCAGCGCGGGTCCGTTCACAGTATTTGCTCCGACGAACGCTGCATTTGAGGCGTTGCCTAAGGGAGCCCTCGATGGCCTGTTGAAGCCAGAAAGTAAAGAGAAGCTGGCTGGCTTGTTGACCTACCACGTGGTAAAAGGTCGTTTGATGGCTGCCGATCTGAAGGATGGACAGCAGTTGACTACGGTGCAGGGCGAGAAGCTAACAGTAAGCACAGCAGGCGGCAAAGTAACCGTAAACGGCGCCAATGTAGTACAAGCCGACGTGCTCTCTAACAATGGTGTAGCCCACGTTATTGACCAGGTATTGATGCCTGCTGCCAAATAA
- a CDS encoding methylated-DNA--[protein]-cysteine S-methyltransferase: MTDYERIAAAIAYARTHFKAQPDLDEMARQAHWSPFHFQRKFQKWAGVSPKKFLQYLSLDHAKTLLRQQLSVADTAYETGLSGPGRLHDLFVNLEAMTPGEYRQGGAELAIDYSFGDSPFGRYLVATTSKGICKLIFPETDEAAVAELRQEWPQATLTAQQTAIHEQVDRFFNGSLSPTDRFTMHLKGTPFQLKVWAALLQIPEGQLTTYSQLARVAGHERAVRAVGTAVGDNPISYLIPCHRVIRQTGELGQYRWGATRKVALVGWEAARVHPNALVAAPGLFD; this comes from the coding sequence ATGACGGATTACGAACGTATTGCGGCCGCCATTGCTTACGCCCGCACCCACTTTAAGGCCCAGCCCGACCTAGATGAAATGGCCCGACAGGCGCACTGGAGCCCGTTTCATTTTCAGCGTAAGTTTCAGAAATGGGCTGGCGTATCGCCGAAGAAGTTTCTGCAATACCTCAGCCTCGACCACGCCAAAACCTTATTGCGACAACAACTGTCCGTAGCCGACACCGCCTACGAGACTGGCCTGTCAGGGCCCGGTCGGCTCCACGACTTATTTGTGAATCTGGAAGCCATGACGCCCGGCGAATACCGCCAAGGCGGCGCCGAATTAGCTATTGACTACAGCTTCGGCGACAGTCCTTTCGGGCGTTATTTGGTAGCTACGACTTCCAAAGGTATCTGCAAGCTAATATTCCCCGAAACCGATGAGGCGGCCGTAGCTGAGTTGCGACAGGAGTGGCCTCAAGCTACTCTCACCGCTCAACAAACGGCTATACACGAGCAAGTTGACCGGTTTTTTAACGGTAGTCTCTCCCCCACCGACCGCTTTACAATGCACCTGAAAGGCACGCCCTTTCAACTCAAAGTGTGGGCTGCGCTATTGCAAATCCCAGAAGGCCAGCTTACTACTTATTCTCAGCTAGCCCGCGTTGCAGGCCACGAGCGAGCCGTACGGGCCGTGGGTACGGCCGTGGGCGACAATCCAATCAGTTACCTCATTCCCTGTCACCGCGTCATTCGCCAGACCGGCGAGTTGGGTCAATACCGCTGGGGCGCGACGCGGAAAGTAGCACTAGTTGGTTGGGAAGCAGCACGCGTACACCCAAATGCGCTGGTAGCCGCGCCGGGGCTGTTTGATTAA
- a CDS encoding heavy metal translocating P-type ATPase, whose protein sequence is MKGSSDISEPLNTAKQADPANAGAISRNQLTPEAAISPQGHDVPGHDHALPTATSADDCCSVDQPAKKPPTNTRDHGDHTHDAAGANPYLWPGVSLVLLLSGLALDYAAVAFFSGPVRLGWYGLAFVLVGWKVIRSALGSIPSGNIFNEFLLMSLATLGAFAIGEYPEGVAVMLFYTVGELFQDAAVNRAKRSIRALLEIQATEVTLVRGGQNLVLDPKQVQLGDVIEVKPGEKVALDGTLQTAAASFNTAALTGESAPQTKQAGDTVLAGMINLERLVQIAVTATYQDTKLAKILAMVQDAVGRKAKTQLFITRFAQVYTPIVVALATLVIVLPYFIVDDYVFRTWLYRALIFLVISCPCALVVSIPLGYFGGIGAASKAGILFKGSNFLDVMREIDTVVMDKTGTLTQGVFAVQQVQPAPGTDATELLRLVGALEAKSTHPIAKAVVAHVGSAAVNTVVDQVEEIAGHGLRGRVSGHEVLAGNAKLLTRFNVPYPAAVEQVVDSIVVVAIDGQYAGYLTVADAPKPDAAQAVQELKADGITKLVMLSGDKDSITQRVAKELGIEEAHGGLLPEDKARYVQQYLTEGRKLAFVGDGVNDAPVVALADVGIAMGGLGSDATIETADVVIQTDHPSKIATARRIARATHSVVWQNIWLAFGVKAVVLALGAGGLATMWEAVFADVGVALLAILNAVRIQRMNFTKP, encoded by the coding sequence ATGAAGGGATCCTCCGATATAAGCGAGCCTTTAAACACCGCCAAGCAAGCTGATCCGGCCAACGCAGGCGCTATTAGCCGCAACCAGCTCACGCCCGAAGCCGCTATTTCACCTCAAGGCCACGACGTACCCGGCCACGACCACGCGCTCCCAACCGCTACCTCCGCTGATGATTGCTGCAGCGTAGATCAGCCTGCTAAAAAGCCCCCCACAAATACCCGCGACCACGGCGACCATACCCACGATGCTGCTGGCGCCAATCCTTACCTGTGGCCCGGCGTTAGTCTGGTACTGTTGCTAAGCGGCCTGGCCCTTGATTACGCCGCCGTGGCCTTTTTTTCTGGTCCAGTACGGCTGGGTTGGTATGGTTTGGCCTTCGTGTTGGTAGGCTGGAAGGTGATTCGCTCGGCTCTGGGCAGTATTCCTTCCGGCAATATTTTCAATGAGTTTCTACTGATGAGCTTGGCTACGCTGGGAGCGTTCGCCATTGGGGAGTACCCGGAAGGTGTAGCTGTGATGCTATTTTACACCGTAGGCGAGTTGTTTCAGGACGCCGCCGTGAACCGTGCTAAGCGTAGCATTCGGGCCTTACTTGAAATTCAGGCCACAGAAGTGACGCTGGTGCGTGGGGGGCAAAATCTGGTGCTGGACCCTAAGCAGGTGCAGTTAGGCGACGTAATCGAGGTGAAGCCGGGCGAGAAGGTAGCCCTTGACGGCACCCTGCAAACGGCGGCAGCCAGCTTCAATACGGCAGCCCTCACGGGCGAATCGGCCCCCCAAACCAAGCAGGCCGGCGACACGGTACTGGCCGGCATGATCAACCTGGAGCGCTTAGTGCAGATAGCCGTGACGGCCACTTACCAAGATACCAAACTGGCCAAAATTCTGGCCATGGTGCAGGATGCGGTTGGACGCAAAGCCAAAACCCAGCTTTTTATCACCCGCTTTGCCCAAGTGTACACGCCCATTGTGGTGGCGCTGGCCACGCTGGTTATTGTGCTGCCTTATTTTATTGTAGACGACTACGTGTTTCGCACCTGGCTGTACCGCGCGCTCATCTTTCTCGTGATTTCGTGTCCGTGTGCGCTGGTGGTGAGTATTCCACTAGGGTATTTCGGTGGCATAGGGGCAGCTTCGAAGGCGGGGATTCTCTTCAAGGGCTCTAACTTCTTGGACGTCATGCGCGAGATTGATACCGTGGTGATGGACAAAACGGGCACACTCACGCAGGGCGTATTTGCCGTGCAGCAGGTGCAGCCCGCCCCAGGTACCGACGCGACTGAGCTGCTCCGTCTGGTAGGCGCTCTGGAAGCCAAGTCTACTCACCCGATTGCCAAGGCTGTAGTAGCGCACGTAGGCTCAGCCGCAGTGAATACCGTGGTAGATCAGGTAGAAGAAATTGCTGGTCATGGATTGCGCGGCAGAGTAAGTGGCCACGAGGTGCTGGCCGGTAATGCCAAGTTGCTCACTCGCTTCAACGTGCCATATCCAGCCGCAGTGGAACAGGTGGTAGACAGCATTGTGGTAGTCGCTATTGATGGCCAATACGCTGGTTACCTGACCGTAGCTGATGCGCCCAAACCCGACGCGGCCCAGGCCGTGCAAGAACTGAAAGCCGATGGCATCACCAAGCTCGTGATGCTTTCGGGCGACAAAGACAGCATCACTCAGCGCGTAGCCAAAGAGCTAGGTATTGAGGAGGCCCACGGTGGTCTGTTGCCCGAAGATAAAGCCCGCTACGTGCAGCAATATCTCACCGAGGGTCGCAAGCTGGCTTTTGTGGGTGATGGGGTAAACGACGCGCCCGTGGTGGCGTTGGCCGATGTAGGCATTGCCATGGGCGGCCTGGGCTCCGATGCTACCATCGAAACCGCCGACGTGGTAATTCAAACCGACCACCCCAGTAAGATTGCTACTGCCCGCCGCATTGCTCGGGCCACGCACTCGGTGGTGTGGCAGAATATCTGGCTGGCGTTTGGAGTGAAAGCCGTGGTGCTGGCTCTCGGGGCTGGTGGCCTAGCTACCATGTGGGAGGCCGTCTTTGCCGATGTAGGCGTGGCCTTGCTGGCTATTCTGAATGCGGTGCGTATTCAGCGGATGAACTTCACCAAGCCATAA
- a CDS encoding radical SAM protein: MAGRYYQEFQKPGWPSAAFNSYIATTIDRLVPFRAKQDTLQMVFMAITKKCPLACEHCFEWDSLNQREKLSLADLRSMVANFQNRGVTQLFFSGGEPMVRIHDMLEVLRTASSGTDFWVFTSGFNFTPANAQRLRGAGLTGVSISLDHHEPARHNTFRGSAEAYELAIQAVINAKEAGLVVALTLCATQSFTTAANLMAYAAMAKQLGVTFIHVLEPRAVGHYAQQEVDLSPAQTALLDEFYLKLNYSGDYHDYPIVHYYGYHQRRMGCSGGADRFLYVDTDGDMHACPFCQKKSGSALSASFDEALQGVRQGGCHQFPASRI, from the coding sequence GTGGCGGGGCGCTATTACCAGGAGTTTCAAAAGCCGGGCTGGCCATCGGCCGCGTTCAACAGCTATATAGCAACCACCATCGACCGCTTAGTGCCCTTCCGCGCTAAGCAAGACACGTTGCAGATGGTGTTTATGGCTATCACCAAAAAATGTCCCCTGGCCTGTGAGCATTGCTTTGAGTGGGATTCCCTGAATCAGCGGGAGAAGCTTTCCTTGGCTGATTTGCGCTCGATGGTGGCAAACTTCCAGAATCGGGGCGTCACCCAGCTATTTTTCAGCGGCGGCGAGCCTATGGTCCGTATCCACGATATGCTGGAGGTGCTGCGCACGGCCAGTTCCGGTACCGACTTCTGGGTATTCACTTCCGGCTTCAACTTTACGCCCGCCAATGCCCAGCGACTCCGTGGGGCCGGCCTGACGGGCGTTTCCATCAGCCTCGATCATCATGAGCCCGCGCGGCACAACACATTTCGCGGTTCGGCGGAGGCATATGAGCTCGCCATTCAGGCCGTGATTAACGCAAAAGAAGCTGGCTTGGTCGTCGCCCTTACTTTGTGCGCCACACAGTCGTTTACTACTGCCGCCAACCTAATGGCGTACGCCGCAATGGCTAAGCAACTGGGAGTCACGTTTATTCATGTGCTGGAGCCGCGGGCCGTGGGGCATTATGCTCAACAGGAAGTTGACCTGAGCCCGGCCCAAACGGCACTCTTAGACGAGTTTTACCTGAAACTCAACTACAGCGGCGACTACCACGATTACCCCATAGTGCACTACTACGGCTACCACCAGCGGCGCATGGGCTGTAGCGGTGGCGCCGACCGCTTTCTATACGTGGACACCGACGGCGACATGCACGCTTGCCCTTTTTGTCAGAAGAAGTCGGGCAGCGCGCTTTCCGCTTCGTTTGATGAGGCGCTACAGGGAGTTAGGCAAGGCGGGTGTCATCAGTTTCCGGCGTCTCGTATATGA
- a CDS encoding peptidylprolyl isomerase has product MKTAEIHTNRGVMKVEFFEKDAPQTVKNFTDLAQKGFYDGLKFHRVIPNFVVQGGDPNTREGAKGMPGTGGPGYKIKCETSGDNQYHDRGILSMAHAGKDTGGSQFFIVHSRENTAHLDRVHTVFGKVVEGLDIIDQIKANDEIQKIVVTEA; this is encoded by the coding sequence ATGAAAACTGCTGAAATTCACACCAATAGAGGTGTAATGAAGGTGGAGTTCTTTGAGAAAGATGCTCCCCAAACTGTCAAGAACTTCACCGACCTCGCCCAGAAAGGCTTTTACGACGGTCTGAAATTCCACCGCGTTATCCCCAATTTCGTGGTACAGGGTGGCGACCCGAATACCCGCGAGGGCGCCAAAGGCATGCCTGGTACCGGCGGGCCCGGCTACAAAATCAAGTGCGAAACCTCCGGTGATAACCAGTACCACGACCGGGGTATCCTGAGCATGGCCCACGCTGGCAAAGACACGGGTGGCTCGCAGTTTTTTATCGTGCACTCGCGCGAAAACACTGCCCACCTCGACCGCGTGCACACCGTATTTGGCAAAGTAGTGGAGGGCCTGGACATCATCGACCAGATCAAAGCCAACGACGAAATTCAGAAAATCGTGGTGACGGAGGCGTAG